In Gossypium arboreum isolate Shixiya-1 chromosome 6, ASM2569848v2, whole genome shotgun sequence, the following are encoded in one genomic region:
- the LOC108484506 gene encoding pentatricopeptide repeat-containing protein At2g19280, which produces MKVSSSIFSKLLFTTKNPFKRIPSKKFSSCASCLLESQHFITQQHTEECSNPMSMIKSILSKRGFNINPENLHAVDLNESNLIRILNDLFDESSNSELALHFFKLSEYCIGSLHSNKSVCKMIHILVSGNMNHIAVDFILYLVRVSVKKDVPEDELLKLFYETHTDKTVLRTVYSMLVDCYIREKKADLAFELTCQMKHFDMFPSVGVCNSLLKALLRLNQLDLAWDFLDQMMRQGIRLNVSIFTLFINMYCNKGHLLSAWKLLMDMKNYGIKPDVVAYTIIINTLCKMSCLGEATSMLFKITRFGVFPDSVLVSSVVEGYCKVGRPMEAMNVIKFFNLKPNIFVYNSFITKFCAEGNMVKASLIFQEMFELGLLPDCVSYTTIIGGYCRDRDMGRAFQYFGKMLKCGINPTVTTFTLLIDACCKSKDLEMADYLFHKMIMEGLVPDVVTFNTVIDGYGKMGLLHKAFMLVDMMRSAGISPDVTTYNIIIDSLIKRGFTNEAKDILDELVRRGVSPDTVTFTNIIDGLSKKGDFEEAFLVWFYMSECNVKPDVLTCSALLNGYCRERRMTEANALFVRMLDIGLSPDLVLYNTLIHGFCGIGDMDKACNLVEMMIRDGILPNKGTHRAFILGFGKKWVKNPEETAALKLQQLLLQYDIHVDVNDCIDMP; this is translated from the coding sequence atgaaagtttcttcttcaATCTTTAGCAAGCTCTTGTTCACCACAAAAAACCCATTCAAGCGGATTCCTAGTAAGAAATTCTCATCATGTGCTTCATGTCTTTTAGAATCCCAACATTTCATCACTCAACAACACACTGAAGAATGCAGCAATCCTATGAGTATGATCAAATCGATACTCTCGAAACGAGGTTTCAATATTAACCCCGAGAATCTACATGCTGTTGATTTGAATGAGTCTAATTTGATTCGGATTTTGAATGATTTATTCGATGAAAGTTCGAATTCTGAGCTTGCTTTGCATTTTTTCAAGTTGTCTGAGTATTGCATTGGATCATTGCATTCGAATAAATCGGTTTGTAAGATGATACATATATTAGTTTCCGGGAACATGAATCATATAGCGGTGGATTTTATTCTATATTTAGTGAGAGTTAGTGTTAAGAAAGATGTTCCTGAGGATGAATTGTTGAAACTCTTTTACGAGACTCATACTGATAAAACAGTTTTACGAACTGTGTATAGCATGCTTGTTGATTGTTATATAAGAGAAAAGAAGGCTGATTTGGCATTTGAATTAACGTGCCAAATGAAGCATTTTGACATGTTTCCGTCAGTTGGCGTTTGTAATTCATTGCTTAAGGCGTTGTTAAGGTTAAATCAATTGGACTTGGCTTGGGATTTTCTTGATCAAATGATGAGGCAAGGGATTCGTTTGAATGTATCGATTTTTACTTTGTTTATTAACATGTACTGCAATAAAGGCCACCTTTTAAGTGCCTGGAAATTGCTGATGGACATGAAAAACTACGGGATTAAACCGGATGTTGTTGCATATACTATCATAATCAACACTCTTTGTAAGATGTCTTGTTTAGGAGAAGCAACTTCGATGCTGTTTAAAATAACTAGATTTGGAGTTTTTCCGGATTCAGTTTTGGTTAGTTCTGTTGTTGAAGGTTACTGTAAAGTCGGAAGACCAATGGAAGCAATGAATGTTATAAAATTTTTTAATCTTAAACCGAATATTTTTGTGTACAATAGTTTCATCACAAAGTTTTGTGCAGAAGGAAACATGGTAAAAGCTTCTTTGATATTTCAAGAGATGTTTGAATTGGGCTTGCTCCCTGATTGTGTTAGTTATACTACTATAATTGGAGGCTATTGTAGAGATCGGGATATGGGTAGAGCTTTTCAATATTTCGGGAAAATGTTAAAATGCGGAATTAACCCGACTGTGACTACATTCACATTGCTCATTGATGCTTGCTGCAAATCCAAAGACTTGGAAATGGCAGATTATTTATTTCATAAGATGATAATGGAGGGTTTGGTACCTGATGTTGTTACATTTAACACAGTAATAGATGGATATGGAAAGATGGGCCTCTTACACAAGGCCTTTATGCTTGTAGATATGATGAGATCAGCCGGCATTTCTCCAGATGTTACAACCTATAACATTATTATTGATAGCCTAATTAAAAGAGGATTTACGAATGAGGCAAAAGATATTCTGGATGAGCTTGTCCGAAGGGGTGTTTCTCCTGATACGGTGACATTTACAAATATCATAGATGGGCTCTCCAAGAAAGGGGACTTTGAGGAAGCATTTCTTGTATGGTTTTACATGAGTGAATGCAATGTGAAACCTGATGTCTTGACTTGCAGTGCTTTACTTAATGGCTACTGCAGGGAAAGACGGATGACAGAAGCTAATGCTCTGTTTGTTAGGATGCTTGATATTGGGTTAAGCCCGGACCTGGTATTATACAACACTCTCATTCACGGATTTTGTGGCATTGGAGACATGGACAAGGCATGCAACTTGGTGGAAATGATGATTAGAGATGGTATTCTGCCTAATAAAGGTACTCATCGAGCATTCATCCTTGGGTTTGGGAAAAAGTGGGTCAAGAACCCCGAAGAGACTGCAGCTTTGAAACTGCAACAACTTCTGCTGCAATATGATATCCATGTTGATGTCAATGATTGTATAGATATGCCATAA
- the LOC108486668 gene encoding protein NCA1, protein MTTPVCPFVKAARPDDNGSAKKSTVGGSEATRKDSGDSATVSPKCPFGYDSNNFKLGPLSCMICQALLFDCTKCIPCSHLFCKVCISRFKDCPLCGADIEKLEADTNLQSMVDRFIEGHARIKRAHVGVNGEGEQVSNDDKKVIYEDVSLDRGAFLVQQAMRAFRAQNIESAKSRLIMCAEDIRDQLEKMGNTSELCSQLGAVLGILGDCCRAMGDAAAAINYFEESVEFLTKLPADDLEITHTLSVSLNKIGDLKYYDGDLQASRSYYFRSLGVRRDVIKNHPGVASQILDVAVSLAKVADVDRTLGKEDVAVDGFQEGIKLLESLTLKSEEAGLEPRRLSVLAFLKSQLEEKQHEATASSVSS, encoded by the exons ATGACCACTCCGGTTTGCCCATTCGTGAAAGCGGCTCGACCGGACGATAATGGTTCGGCCAAAAAATCCACCGTCGGCGGCAGCGAAGCAACAAGGAAAGATTCCGGTGACTCCGCCACCGTGTCTCCGAAATGCCCTTTTGGTTACGATTCCAATAATTTTAAGCTCGGTCCTCTCAGTTGTATGATCTGTCAAGCACTTCTCTTTGACTGCACCAAATGTATCCCTTGTTCTCATCTCTTTTGCAA AGTGTGTATATCTCGGTTTAAGGATTGTCCACTATGTGGAGCTGACATAGAGAAACTGGAAGCTGACACCAATCTTCAAAGCATGGTTGATCGATTTATCGAAGGGCATGCTAGGATCAAAAGGGCACATGTTGGCGTCAATGGTGAAGGAGAGCAAGTTTCAAATGACGATAAGAAGGTAATTTACGAGGATGTCTCGTTGGACCGAGGTGCTTTCTTGGTGCAACAGGCCATGAGG GCATTCCGTGCACAGAATATCGAAAGTGCTAAATCTAGACTCATTATGTGTGCGGAAGACATCAGAGATCAATTAGAGAAAATGGGAAACACATCGGAATTGTGCTCACAGCTCGGCGCAGTTCTGGGTATACTTGGTGACTGCTG TCGAGCAATGGGAGATGCTGCTGCTGCAATCAATTATTTCGAGGAGAGTGTTGAGTTCCTTACCAAATTGCCAGCTGATGATCTTGAG ATCACACATACACTATCTGTTTCACTTAACAAAATTGGAGACCTAAAGTATTATGATGGAGATCTTCAAGCGTCAAGGTCTTACTACTTCCGATCACTGGGTGTCCGCCGTGATGTTATCAAAAACCATCCCGGTGTTGCTTCACAG ATTCTGGATGTAGCTGTTTCTCTTGCAAAAGTTGCAGATGTAGACAGAACTCTTGGAAAAGAGGATGTGGCGGTCGATGGATTTCAAGAAGGCATAAAATTGTTAGAATCTTTGACACTGAAATCCGAAGAAGCCGGTCTCGAGCCAAGG CGCCTTTCGGTGCTGGCATTCCTCAAATCTCAGCTTGAAGAGAAACAGCATGAGGCAACTGCTAGCTCTGTATCCTCATAA